The sequence AGTAGAACAGAGTGGGAGGTCATTTGTAGTTATAAGAAATTGTCACAGCCCTGTCATCAAGCCTTGAGGTATTCAAGTGCTTACTGTACCCCACTTAGATGAAGCTAGTATTCCATTACTATCAGTAAATGTTCCTCTGTTAGACTGACTGTTGTGGATTTCAGGAGATTAACAGTTCTTCTGAACACCTGTTTCTCTATGGCCTTGGAAGAAATTTGTTGACAGGTAGGCTGGACAATAGTTAGAGACATCAGTTTTCACTCTTCTTGAAAAGAGGTTTCACGATGTATATTTTAATCACAGTGGGGTAATACCTTGATGCAAGGATTCATTACATATATGACACAGAACTGCTTGTGTAATCATGACAGTGCCAAAGTATCCTTGTAGTAGTAGTATCCACCACAGAAGaactttttattttcttctctttgaTTCTCTTCTTGATTTTACTAAGTGTGCTGCTGATGTCTACTTGAACGGAATACTGGTGGCACAAAAGAGAACTGTTCGCTGATACCTAGTCTGATATAGATGGTGGTCAGGTGTCATGctcttattgcaaatgaatgtgtcACTGTATAATCCTTGGATTTATAGAAACTTAATCATATTTTTGTATACAGTCACGACAATAtgaccaaaatattaagaaaaacgtAAGTAGAGCGCGAAAAATAAGCACAGTTTTTTCAGTTAGAAGTAAAAAACCTAATCCACATACGAGCAGCTCAATGTGGTATAACAGATTGCCAGAATTCATAAGAGCTCATACAGGAGGCTATTAATAACAAACTTAAAGTACTTTTTTAGTATGTAAAAGTTTGTTTTCACTGAAATATTTCTAAGCTCCTTAAAATACTGTAATCAGCCCCAGGTTATGAAACCAAAATTTGCTAGACAGCAGAAACTGCAGGTTAGTATAGGATGTCGATTTGTACAAGCAATGAAGAGAGATATAAAGGTATCTGTAGTAtctattccttttcaactgaaatgCTCTTGATCTCCAGAAAGCCCGTCGCACTGAAGCTGGGTCTTCAGTCTCAGGAATAAAAAACCTGGTATCACGACATTCTTGGGTCATGTATTGaagtctgtgttttttttttagttcaaaCGTTTTTGTTTTCTTCCGTCGGTTTTTTAATATAGGATCATCGTTATTTTCCATAGGAAGGGAACTCTACGTTGACGGGAGAACGTGCCTACTTTGTGCCTGATTAAATATTTTGAAGctttaagcccggtccacacgcaacgatctgtctgcgcagacatcggcgcagatgtctgtacatgcaaaagttCGCTGCAAAtctggtgtgttcacacgacacaaaccccaatctactactctcccgccatctgtcggtgtagaaaagaaatatcagtgacaagcgactacgctccccgaaaacgtcaaaatttaattcagttattttgaaaaatagaaatggaggaagttctgttgtggtctgtgttcgcaacttgtgttgcaaaaaacattcagaccaaccgcaggaaacagagaaagcggtcaaaatggtgcagacagtggctgctaaagcgaaagcagttttgtcacgtaaatttactgcgagagttgcagggcgaacctgttttgttttacataacctcgtgttccatttcctcgcacattggcactccaatttcatcttcagttgtactcctgcttggtcttggcgtttcttgatcactaagaaagccaagtagatcaaaataccataacgttggctggtatattggatctactcctacaccagatcttctagatttctgaactttggataactcttttcggtaaacagttcgctgacagactaatttacttgacttgccttcatgaactcatctttcaggaaagcgtaaatagcttcacatgtgttgggtattatttcactcaatgcttgtttcgatattgcagatgaaaattccaaatcattgtagctccttcctgttgctaggaatcttaatgttactgccaggcgttcatgaggagaaatttcccttctcatacaagtatttttctcataatatgaggggttacatgctttaagagataattataagtttcgacatccatccgcaaataatttcgccagttcgcaacgaaattatttttttattgccgtttctctgtttgccgagtcgccaactgcccgcaatttttcaattagagcattgtatgctgctgtctttttgtctcggtcactatattctttacttttaatcttccacaaacatgggtggtttctgtatatttcaatgaattcacttacaaactctcgagaacactgacgagtatcagccattttaatgccctgtgcacacaaatacaaacactagactgagcaaacagctgtttcgcgccagatttgcgacgatctcctgtccacacgctccaacttgtctgcgcagatgtggtttgaatcgacagatttgagaggtttcgctcaaacctccaactccaacttccaggtttgcacacacctcaggttggtgcaaatcttctgttcacgcgcaacgatctgtctgcgcagatgtgatgtgcgcagacatttgcgcagacagatcgttgcgtgtggacgggcctttacacTTATAATAATGCCTGTTTTTACTTTCACTATTTGCGATAATTTCGGTTTTCGATTCTGGATTTAAGCTTGCTTGTTTGATGTAATAGCTTTTAAAAGATAGCACATTGCGTTCAGTCACAACAGATTTCCCAAATACTGATGCATTGAAACACACCCTACTGCGCACGTGTACCTTTGAGCGTTTGAAGGTTGTCATCGATAAAATTTTTGGACTTTAGAGATGATAGCCTGTGTGCaaaatctgtgactcagcatctgtaattctcttcttttctattgGTGCGTTCGTAGCCACTACATACACACTAGTTTTGGAGTAGTTTTAAATGCAAGATATGTGTATAATATTGCATTCCTTGCATGTGCACGAATTCCAGTCTCTGTGGTATGAATACTTGCAGTTTGGACAGgtactggttttagtattgtaTCACAACAGGCCTGCGCCCGCAGAAAAGTTTGAATTTCTATTTTTAAAGATGACATGTGCGCCTATCGCCGGAATGACGTGATTCACTGGGAGCGGGAGCCGGTGTATTTGAACCACTTGTTGTGCAGTACTAGTGGAACCAGTGCTGTGCAAACTCGTGTGCATTAGGAGGTGTACGGTTATTGTCTGCATAAGTGCGAGCTGATTGTGTCGCAAAACTTTTTCTGCACATATGCTGTGTTTATATACACGTAGATTTCATCTATAATCTTTCTTTTGTTCAGATACGGCATGGGCGGCGGAAGGAGAAGGCGGGCATATAATAAGAAGCAAGCCAAAAGAAAACGCATGCAAAATTTGTTAAAGCGCGTGAATGAGGAAAAGGAAAATTTAGTGGAGACTGATTTATCAGCATTTTCTGAAGACTGCAGTGTAGACAACGTATTTGATGCAGGGACTCCTGAACGCCGCAAAAGTGTGAGTGAAGCAGCTGAATCTTCTTGTTTGTCAGAAAAAAGGAAATTAGATTTCTCCCCTGCAAGAAAGATTTTCAAGAGAACTCGGACTTCGGCAACGCCAAGAAGTGAACTGAAATGGCCCAGCAGTGGTTCTCGCACACCAAATCTATCGTCGTGGTTATTGGAGGCTGAACAGATATTTCGACCGTCGGCTGATCAAAGtgatgatttgaagaatattagcaGCTGTAGCACTATCAAGAAAAAAGGCACTAGGAAAGATGATAGTCATTTTAGAGACGAGGgtaaaatttttattcattctaCTCCAAATATAAGGCAAAGAACCCCATCGCTTTCAAAGTTAGACCGAGTTGGAGCCAGTTGTGCAGACTGTTCAAAAGGGTTCTACAAAAAACGAACAAAAAGTTTGAGTTATGGCTCAGTAAGTGAAAATAAGATATCGTCTTCAAAGTCTTTGACCCAATTATGTTTAGACTACTCTACAACGCCAACAGCTAAACCAAAACAAAGCATCAAAACACAGCTGAAGCTTGTTCATCTGATACATCAAGGAGATGTCAAAACATATGATGCAGAAAACATCCAAGTTATGCAGGCTTCAAGTGCTGATGCTGGACAGGTATGTATAACAGGTGTAATCTGTGCAAACACCATTGCTTTGTTTTTCCACTTTTAATGCCAACTTTAATTTATAATTCCACAGAGTGAATCAAAGAATGGGTTAAGCTTAATGCAGTCAGCAAGTGGAGATGAAGCTCAGAAGACAATTTGTTCCTATGACCGTACGGAACAAATGAGTACGGTGCACAGTTCAGGCTCCATTGAGAATAGTGTGTGTTTGTCTCAGGTACATATGCTTAGTGTTAACAGCTATTCATTTAATTAGTTATCTCGTTTTCTATATTGGAAGAGTATTATGGAAACCTGTGTGTTGTGTTCTGTATAACCTGGAGACGCCTGTGTGAATATTAGATTACAAATaatgtctctctctttctccccccccccccccccccactctctccccctctctcatgTGGTCCAGACTTTCAGTTAATATCTCCATCCCTTCACTAGTTATACTTTTACCCCTTCTTGCGTGTATTCATTTTGCTCATTACACAAGAAATTTAAATGCTGAAGATTTCAAAGTGTTTAAATTCACTTGTCTCTCATATTTTTATTGATGTAGACTCTGCATGTTGTTATGTGCCTTCTTTGCCATTTCCATTTTCACTTCATATTCTGGAAACACTTATGTGCATGGTAGAGAGTATTTCCCATTGTCCCATGTCTCAATGTTGAATGTGTCTGTGCATGTTGTAATCAGTCTAATTTTCTGAGAGTGATTACAtacttgggggaggggagggggtataTTCCTCACTTAATATTTGTCATTGAAACTTTTTAAGGTAGGATTTTGCAGTATAATTGGCATCTTTATTTTCAAGAATCTGCCAATTCAGATTTATCCGAGCCTAATTGATGATCCTATTTCATATTGCCATAGAGTTCTACATCGAGATAGTAGTGTGAGTTAAGATTCCAGTTTGGGCTTACAAGTCATGAACAGCACAGGTCCAAATGCACTTACCTCGGTATGTCTGATATTGTTGTCTACTGATGACTCTTGGAATGTGTTGTGTACTCCCTCAAAATATATCCTCGTGACGGTCGCAGATTTATTTTGACAGGCACTAACTCGTATGATCTGAAACAGTGATAGTGAAAAACAGCTTTGCGGCTCACTTTTGTTTTGtctgttacccttcttgtagatgggtgtgatacGGGTTTTCTTCCAACGAGATTTTGTCTGAGATGTGTATTATGGATAAGAGAGTTACTAATGCAGCTGCATAATCTGTGTATAATCTGATAGCTCCTTGGGGCCCTGGATCTTTGTTCAGTTTGTGGTTTCAGCTGTTACTCAATGCCACTATGCTAATATCTGTATCGCTCATCTTTGCAGTGGTCCAAGAATTAAACTGAGTAGCattcctggaatttccattgtaaaGAAACATTGAAAAATGAGTTAAGCATTCCTGATTTAGGTCaatggaagtgtcagattccacccatctgctttgacctgtgatgtaagagtgttgtggtgtgtgacgtcattacggtgtGGAGTTTGATGTGTTTGTGGATGTCATCTTGTTTTGTTTGATGTTGCCCTCTGGTGATTTTTCTtgagttgtgatgttttgtgtattgatAGTGTATTGGATGTGTTATGATTTATGTATGGATGTTTGATTTTTGAGGTGTTTTGGTTTTTTTGTGGTTGACCGaggcctatataggtcaagggaagtgacagattccaaTGTTCGTAGTTTCAGTTGTAgctattggtgttttggtatcgtcagctgtggtTGACCTGATTTTTCAATAAGATTGCTAAAATGTACAgtgaaggcttcatgcatttccCTTTTGACAGCCAaaagtgtttcattcagcatctgtctGTCTACAGTCATGTACTTAATTTTTCACTTATTATGTTATAGTCTGTTCAATTAGAAGTTTCTTTGTGGGAACTGTATACCATGCCTCCACGGGGTTCTGCCTATTgtgaatatatatattattttttttttactgtgagtaAAACTTTGTATAATTTTACGTTTGATTTGCTGTGAAATCAGTTGCCTTGGTTAGGACTCAGGCAATAGGGAGTGGTCTATGACATGGGAAGAACGCATATTTGTCTGCTTTGACTGGGCTGCTAGCAATGCCTGATGACAAATGTGTGTACAGCACACAATTCTATAACTCCAACTTGAATGCTACTTTGTTGTATGCCATTGGCAACAATGGGCAGTCCACAGGTAACATTAGGAGCTCTGGTTGGAGGAACTAAGTTCCATGATGTGAAGTGTCAGTCAACACGTTATCCTTATCATACTATACATACATACCTGTGCAATCCTAGGTCAACCATATTTCTGCACTTGATACATATGTATGCATGTTCCTGTAAGGGGGTAGATTTTTGAATTGTGGTAAGTTTCAGTGTGGGCATCTTCAACCGCAGATCTATATTGTGTgttattttcagagaaagcatttactatttattttatatttaagatATTCCATTACACTGCAGTATTATATGTTTGTGTATTTAGTATTGTTTTGTAGGGTGTCTTGTCATGCTTGCTATTGGGCTCAGGTTCTTTCTAAAGCTTCTGGTTTTATCGCAGGTGAAGTGGTGGCTGATAGAAGCATCCAAATAAACATTTATGTCTACCCTTGAGAATGAGCCTTGTTGACACTCTCTCACATTGAGCAACAGTTGCGATTTCAGTAGATTTGAGTTCCATGTCTTCTGTTATGTTTTCGTTTTTAACCAGATTTCTGTACTTCGTATTATGTAGGCTTCATTGTTTTGTGCTTCAAACTCTGGTACTTTGTTGTTAATGCTGAGGTAACAAGGGTCTATCCCACGTCAGTCTTACAGTATAAGGGGCAGTCcattgaaaatgagacagatgaggAAAATTGAGTAAatggtttattatttcaaaattaatcaccataTCTGCTAAGTTATCCCACTGAAAAACAGTACAGTCAGTGCCTGCATGGAAAAATGTTCGAGGtttcctacagaaccatgattgtatccagatGTGCATCTTTTCATCCAAAGCAAATTgatggccatgaatgtctttcttaaagactccaaaaaatatggaaatcataagGAGAGAGATCGGGATTGTGCGGAGGATGTGATAGGACTTCACAGAGAATCTTCTGCAGCATATTTGAAACAACCTCGGCATTGTATGGGCCTGCCCATGTTGTGGTTACAGGCAGGCTGCTGTATGAGAGCTAGTGTTTGGTTGCTTGAATCCCTTGTCTGTTATCTACCAATTTGACCTTGCAAAATAATGGCAGTTTCAATGATCTACTTAACCACTTGGGGCTTGGCATATCACTCTTGTGCAGTATACGATACCTACTTGTGTCTTTCATTTAGGCCTAtaccaaaagcttttgacaatgttggctggaatactctctttcaaattctgaaggtggcaggggtcaaatacagggagcgaaaggctatttacaatttgcacagaaaccagatggcagttataagagtcgagggacaggaaagagaagcagtggttgggaagggagtgagacagggttgcagcctctccccgatgctattcaatctgtatattgagcaagcagtaaaggaaacaaaagaaaagttcagagtaggtattaaaatcgatggagaagagaaaaaaaacttcggggtttgccgatgacattgtaattctgtcagagacagcaatggacttggaagagcagttgaatggaatggacagtgtcttgaaaggagggtataagatgaacatcaacaaaagcaaaacgaggataatggaatgtagtcgaattaaatcgggtgatgctgcagaaattagattagcaaatgagacacttaaagtagtaaatgagttttgctatttggtgatgTTCggagtagaggatataaaatgtagactggcaatggcaaggaaagcgtttctgaagaagagaaatttgttaacatagagtgtagatttaagtgtcaggaagtcgtttgtgaaagtatttgtatggagtgtagccatgtatggaagtgtaacatggacgataaatagtttagacaagaagagaatagaagctctctaaatgtggtactacagaagaatgctgaagattagatgggtagatcacataactaatgaggaggtattgaacagaattggggagaagaggagtttgtggcacaacttgactaggagaagggattggttggtaggacatgttctgagacatcaagggatcaccaatttggtactggagggcagcgtggagggtaaaaattgtaggaggagaccaagagatgaatacactaagcagattcagaaggatgtaggctgcagtaggtactgggagatgaagaaggttgcacaggatggagtagcgtggagagctgcatcaaaccagtctcaggactgaagacaacaaccaccACCAAAAATTGGCACAATGGTATATGTGCACAGACCTTGGCCACAGGCTGCCCTTTGAGTTTAACACCCTCTATTGTATAAAGGCAATCACAGCACTGGTGAAGGAGATGATTTGCTTTATTTGCTGCGAACTGGATGCAGTTGTGAAACTACTGTTTTCTCAGTACACAGATATTGTATCTCTCCTGTAAATGGTTCAATGATGTAACATGGGTAAGTCAGACTGGGCCCATAAGGAGACTTCTTAAAGACAATCATCAAAGTTCATCCACCTGTCACAGATGTCATTCAAAATAAGTATTACACAGATAAGATGTTGCAGAATGCAACACTGTCGGTTGTGCCTTAAAAAAGAAATTGACACTGAATTTAGTAATGCTAGTGAATATGCTGTTAGACCTCTCTCTAGTGAtgcagcagaagaaataaaaagggaAACACACACAAATGCCTCCTCAGAAATGTTATATTTTCTCCATGGAAAGGGCATCTATATAAGCGACAAGATCCTCACATGACAGTTCTTTTAATGAATGAGTGCAGTGGTACCTTATTTTACCTACAACAAGAAAATCGCCTCCTGTTTAGTGAATCGTAATATTGATATATTGGTTACTCCTGCCTCTCTCTGCATTTATGATGTGCATTTTATCAATGTTTTTTTGCTGGGCACTGACTACTTCTGTTCAAACAAAGTGCATTTTATGTAATTGTACCAATGTGTTTTCCCCCTTCCTGGTCCTGGGGTAAGAATAGGGCCAAGGTattcttgcctgtcgtaagaggcgactaaagggagtatcacatgtttcggcctttgtgatggacccctgtagggtttgacctccatttttcaaaattttcccgaagagctagCCAATTGGGGAAAGGCACCTTATATGGTGCATTATGTCTATGGTGCATTttccactatgcagtgtcactttctgtgccgacaatgaccatggacttctttgtacctgatatccagcatgttagccagtctgttgtggtggggccatcatgtaccctgttggttgtagccccctgacaacacagggattgctctgctgatgcctgcgctgttaactccgcacatatgccaaggagtaggtgccagtcatcctggggcatcgggactcccagcaatggccatcctggcaggtggcctttgctgcggctgggtggcgcccgtggagaGGGCTCCTGGtcaggagtgggtggcatcagggcgaatgacatgccatgaagcgtagtacatcatctcttgctggtggtgcaccgccagcagtctctaagcgggcaaagtctaactttaatgctaaggaaacctggttcccgacaatgcggacccctgccctccgtagctataagggatattacaggaaccatagagactataattgagtgtcaggtggagtttgtgtttatgtcctaaactcagtctttAGTGAAACTGtgtcccttcaaacccctcttgaagccgtGTCTGTCAGAAtacggacgacacaggaaataactgtctgcattgtatatcttcctccagatggtgcagtacccctgaatgtattagctgcactggttgatcaactccctaaaccttttgtacttttgggagattttactGCCCATAACCCCTCGTGGGgtgacaccgtgcttactggcagaggcaaagatgtcgaaactttactgtctcgaTTTGACCTGTGCctgttaaatactggggctgccacgcatttcagtgtggcttaAGGttgttactcggccattgattatcaatttgcagccctggacgtctcccatctatccactggagagcacatgacgacctgtgtgatagtgaccacttttccatcttcctgtcactgccctggtgtCAGGCCCATGAATGCCTGCCCAGGtgagctttaaacaaggcggactgggaaaatttcacctctgatgtcactgttgactctgcatcacatggtaacattgatgtgatggttgagcaggtgacacaATCCCTCGCTCTGTAGCGTGCCCTCCCCGGTGAAAGACAATCCCTTGTTGGATGccggaagttgctgaggcaattacagagtattggcgagctctacagcgatatAAGCGACACCCTTCCCTAGACATCTGGCTCCATCCCCGTGTATGCCAGCTTATAAAACAAAGGAAACGGGGGTGCTGAGAGAGGTATGAGTCAACTATTGGGTGCCACATGTCACCTTCCCatgtctggacaaagatcagatgttttttgggtaccagaccccaacaggtgaccCTGGCGTTATAATCAATGGCGTGTTATGTACCAATGCAaacacaattcccccccccccccccccagccttctgCACCCacaaatggcggatggaaaggaaagtcctatctttcactacacgccacagtgaaccttaTAACACCAAATTTACGGAGTGGAAGCTCCTCAGTGCTCTTGCATATGGCCCCGACATAGCTCttgggccggatcggatccacagtgagatgtttaaacatctctcgtctgattaCAAGTGCCATCTCATCATCATCtacaactggatctggtgcgatggtgtcttttcatcccaatggcgggagagcaccattgttccagtgctcaaacccggcaaaaacccacttgatgtcgGTATCTATggtcccatcagcctcaccaacattgtttgtaagctgctggaacatatggtggcGGTgctggttgggttgggtcctggagtcgcgTGGCCTACTGGCTCAATATCGGGATggagctgctggaacatatggtggcGGTgctggttgggttgggtcctggagtcgcgTGGCCTACTGGCTCAATATCGGGATGGATTCCGCCAGggacgctctaccactgataatcttgtgtccctcaagtctgccatctgaacagccttttccagacgccaacaccttgttgccgtcttttttgaacTACGcaaagtgtatgacaccacctggtgacgACATATCCTTGCCTCGTTATACAGGTGGGGTCTCAGaggcccactccagatttttatccagaatttcctgttgctccgtactttccgtgtccttGTTGGTGCCTCTCATAGTCCACccacccatatccaggagaatggggtcccacaggtctctgtattgagtgtatcactatttttagtggccattaatggtctagcagcagctgtagggccgtacGTCTCACccactctgtatgcagacgacttctgcatttcgtactgctccaccagtaccagtgttgctgagcagcacctacagggagccatccacaaggcgcagtcatcgGCTctcgcccatggcttccagttttcggccgctaagttgtgtgtcatgcacttctgtcggcatcgtaccgttcatctggaaccagaactttaccttcatgactaGTTTCTGACGCCCGATTGAcatggctacctcaccttcgtcagcttaagtggaagtgctggcagcacctcaatgccctccactgcctgagcaacaccaactggggttcaGATCGCTCTACTCtattgcagctctacaaagcccttgttcaagcccgccttgactgtgggagtgtggtttatggtttggcggcaaGCTCAGTGTTGCGTGTACttcacccagtgcaccactgtggcattcgcctagtgacgggagcttttagaaggggtccggtgaccagtgtcctggtggaggctggagtccctccattgcagatccgacatgcacaactgcttgccagttacgttgcacacattcatagttcttctgaacatctgaattaccgtctccttttccaccCGCAGCAGtttatctcccgcatcggcgggccaggtcagggctaacgattacAGTTCACATGCGATCcgttctgtctgaagtggagtccttccCTTTCCCACCTCCCATCCAGGTCTGTCCGCATACACCtctatggtgtacacctaggccgcagattcatCTGGACGTTTTGTGTGACCCGAAGGACTCTGTTACTCCTACCGCTGtcatttcctctcgattcttgacgtattccggggctctgaagtggtttaaaCAGACTGCTTGATGGCTTGATGGTCATGTTGATTTTGcctacgtccacagaggccattttgaacagcattccttgcccgctggctgcagtgtattcactgcagagctggttgccacctctcgtgcacttcagtatatccgttcatgccccaggaaatcatttcttgtatgtaatgactccttgagcagcctacaagctatcgaccagtgctacccttgccatcctttggtagcatccatccaggagtccatctatgctctggaCCGGTcccatcattcagtggtgtttgtgtggactccaggacacgtcggcatcccaggcaacgaacttgccaacaggctggccaaaccgACTACGTGGAAACTGCTTCTGCAGATGGGCATCTCTGATCCTGACTTACGCTGTAgcatttttcggctttgggagatggaacggcataacagtacacacaacaaactgcgtgtgattaaggagactacgaatgtgtggaagtcttccatgggggcctctcacagggaatcagttgtcctctgctggctctgcattggccatgcttctgcgacccacggttacctcctgcgccgtgaagaccctcCTGAGTGTCAGTGCGGTGCCTGGTTGACAGtgacccatattctggtgcactgtcccactttgaccgCCCAGCGATGAAATCTGGCTTACCGGACTAGTTTCTGCTAATTTGAcgacgcctcatcggctgattcagttttacgttttattcatgagggtgggttttatcatttgatataagttttagcgcatgtcctttgtccctctgtgtcctccaccctagtgtttCTAGGGTGAGGTTTTAAGTGttccagagtggctggcttctcctttttttattctcatggtcagccagccatggtaatttgctttgttgttttaatctcttcatccatTTCTGTGGTTCTCTCGTCCTCCTTTGTCCATTTACATGTatgttgcccttcatcgttcttgtgatttttcctttcattccgtttagagttgtcagtctcatttgttttattctcacacttgtgactttgtttattcagaacaagggactgatgacctcgtagtttggtccc comes from Schistocerca piceifrons isolate TAMUIC-IGC-003096 chromosome 8, iqSchPice1.1, whole genome shotgun sequence and encodes:
- the LOC124711709 gene encoding uncharacterized protein DDB_G0284459-like isoform X5, with the translated sequence MCTNSSLCGMNTCSLDRYGMGGGRRRRAYNKKQAKRKRMQNLLKRVNEEKENLVETDLSAFSEDCSVDNVFDAGTPERRKSVSEAAESSCLSEKRKLDFSPARKIFKRTRTSATPRSELKWPSSGSRTPNLSSWLLEAEQIFRPSADQSDDLKNISSCSTIKKKGTRKDDSHFRDEGKIFIHSTPNIRQRTPSLSKLDRVGASCADCSKGFYKKRTKSLSYGSVSENKISSSKSLTQLCLDYSTTPTAKPKQSIKTQLKLVHLIHQGDVKTYDAENIQVMQASSADAGQSESKNGLSLMQSASGDEAQKTICSYDRTEQMSTVHSSGSIENSVCLSQETTGSPKDTSIKSIREHGKPVKTLECVEEVDTPADSGNCDMTYQVYSVLKRLASRSSTSESYCCNCSKHVSQVALEERLIQVERELATLRQQLASCLTAISTAPPPPAPSLPCSTGAPPPPPPPPPPPPPPPPPPPPPPPPPGLLAPPANKLGIVSKKKDHQQQKADTRMTITVDDLRKVQLRKTPSVLPKNETLRGPVVSVEMLRSVKLRPSHSRRKSTCRNYSQAGVGVSPSSSREGFPFQRVLRNVDTNIKVVDSSGHTSAEDSFREVKKAMRRLSTSTKSSEEH